Genomic DNA from Gemmatimonadota bacterium:
GTGTGCTCGTGGAGCGTGAGCGAACCATTCTCTTCCTCGTGCTCTGAGTGCGGCGCCTCCATGTAGATGTTCGCCTTGAACTTCCCGCCGGCGCCGTCCTCCACCGTGAACGCGTTGTAGAGGTTCTTGGTCGGCGCGTACTCGTGCCTGGTGACGGTGAAATCGAGTACGGGGGTGTCGCCGTCCCGGACCGTGACCTCCATCTCATCGGCGGACTCGGTCATCGTGATGTCGAGGTCCGACATGTAGTGCGGCAGATGCCAGCGCTCGATCGCGTGCAAACGGGATGCCTCCGACGAGGTCCCTACGCAGAACGGGAAGAACGCAGCCTTCGGCAGCGGCTTGCCGGGCTCCACCATCGGCGGCACGATAACCGCGAGAACGATCTCGAAGTAATGCCCCACCTCGCTCTCCGTGAAC
This window encodes:
- a CDS encoding acetoacetate decarboxylase family protein, producing the protein MSDMDYTYYGFRNCVGAFFEMSTSDARKLLPSHLEPLEMQHERSILALTCFEFTESEVGHYFEIVLAVIVPPMVEPGKPLPKAAFFPFCVGTSSEASRLHAIERWHLPHYMSDLDITMTESADEMEVTVRDGDTPVLDFTVTRHEYAPTKNLYNAFTVEDGAGGKFKANIYMEAPHSEHEEENGSLTLHEHTMTEGLTIDDVNTYPFREQWYQAGMQTFEPLIEL